CCGCGCTGCCATCCGTCGCATTCGGCATCAGTTGTGCTCTGGCGGAGCGCGATGGCCTGTTGCCGATTCAGGCCAATTATCAGGCGGTCCCCTTGTGTAATGGCGATCCTGACGCTTTGCTGGTACGGCTGGCGGCGATGCCGGGGGAAAAAGTGGCAAAGGTGAAAGTCGGATTATATGAAGCTGTCCGTGATGGCATGATGGTCAATCTGTTGCTGGACTGTATCCCTGATCTGACATTACGCCTTGATGCTAATCGCGCCTGGACACCCCATAAAGCCCTGCAGTTTGCGCGCTATGTTCATCCCAATCATCGCTCGCGGATCGCCTTTATCGAAGAGCCGTGTCAAACCGCCGAACAGTCGCTGAAGTTTGCCAGAATGACCGGGATCGCCATTGCCTGGGATGAGAGCCTGCGTGAAGACAACTTTTGCTGGCAGCCACAGCCCGGTGTTCGTGCGCTGGTGATTAAGCCCACCCTGACCGGCAGTTTGCAAAAAGTGCAGCAACAGGTGGCTGAGGCGCATCGGCTGGGGTTGACGGCGGTGATCAGTTCGTCGCTGGAGTCGAGCCTTGGCCTGACACAACTGGCGCGCCTTGCCAGCTGGCTGACCCCTGAGACCATCCCGGGCCTGGATACCCTCGATCTGATGTGTGCGCAGTTGTTGCGCCGCTGGCCGGATAGCACGCTGCCTTGTCTCGGTCATGATGCTCTGGAGGCGCAGTAATGGTATTCAGTGACTGGCCGTGGCGCGTCTGGTGCCAGCAACGTGGTGATGCTGCCGCCTTGCGTCTGAATAATCAGATCCTGAGCTGGCAACAGCTCTGCACGCGGGTTGATGGGCTAGCGCAGGGCTTTTGTGCACAAGGGGTGGCGATCGGCGAGGGTGTGCTATTACGCGCCAGCAATCAACCAGCTACTTTACTGGCGTGGCTGGCGTTATTGCAGTGTGGTGCCCGCATATTGCCGATCAATCCACAACTTCCTCCCGCACTTTTATCGACCTTGTTGCCGCAGCTGGATTTGCGTTATGCGCTGGATCTTGAGCCGGACGCGCTGGATCTCGCTTATCCTGCGCTGAGTCTGCAAATGGCGAACGGCAGCCATGCAGTACCGTGGGATGCGGCGCGCCTGGCATCAATGACCCTGACTTCCGGCTCTACCGGTTTACCGAAAGCTGCTGTACATAGCTGTCATGCCCATCTGGCCAGTGCGCAGGGGGTACTGACGATGATAGTGCTCACCGCTGACGATGACTGGTTACTGTCGCTGCCGCTGTTTCATGTCTCTGGTCAGGGGATACTCTGGCGCTGGTTACTGGCCGGATCGCGTCTGACAGTACGCGATAAACAGCCACTGGCGCAGGCATTACAGGGCTGTACTCACGCCTCGCTGGTGCCTACCCAGCTGTGGCGTTTGCTCAGGGATGATGCTGATGTGACATTACGGGCGGTGTTGCTGGGGGGCGCGGCGATCCCGCTGGCGCTGACGG
The sequence above is drawn from the Enterobacteriaceae bacterium ESL0689 genome and encodes:
- the menE gene encoding o-succinylbenzoate--CoA ligase: MVFSDWPWRVWCQQRGDAAALRLNNQILSWQQLCTRVDGLAQGFCAQGVAIGEGVLLRASNQPATLLAWLALLQCGARILPINPQLPPALLSTLLPQLDLRYALDLEPDALDLAYPALSLQMANGSHAVPWDAARLASMTLTSGSTGLPKAAVHSCHAHLASAQGVLTMIVLTADDDWLLSLPLFHVSGQGILWRWLLAGSRLTVRDKQPLAQALQGCTHASLVPTQLWRLLRDDADVTLRAVLLGGAAIPLALTAQARARGIACWCGYGLTEFASTVCAKAADSAPDVGLPLPGRHVKIVDGEIWLRGESMAAGYWHDGRLQPLVNAQGWFATRDRGEWREGKLMILGRMDNLFFSGGEGVQPEEVERVIARHPQVRQVFVVPLEDSEFGQRPVAVVECDAQCDIASLAGWAQDKLARFQQPVRWLALPPWLKNGGIKISRRQLQKWVNEASAY
- the menC gene encoding o-succinylbenzoate synthase encodes the protein MRQAQVYRWQLPMDAGVVLRNQRLKTREGLFLHLKEDDREGWGEIAPLPGFSHETLDEAQEALQQWTTAWSQGQEVPYPALPSVAFGISCALAERDGLLPIQANYQAVPLCNGDPDALLVRLAAMPGEKVAKVKVGLYEAVRDGMMVNLLLDCIPDLTLRLDANRAWTPHKALQFARYVHPNHRSRIAFIEEPCQTAEQSLKFARMTGIAIAWDESLREDNFCWQPQPGVRALVIKPTLTGSLQKVQQQVAEAHRLGLTAVISSSLESSLGLTQLARLASWLTPETIPGLDTLDLMCAQLLRRWPDSTLPCLGHDALEAQ